From Clostridium sp. SY8519:
CGTGAGATTATCGACAAGATGCAGCAAGCGGACGGACTGAAGGATAAGCTGCAGGATGTACTGGTGCTGTATCAGACCTTTGAGGATTATCTGTCCGGTCATTATATTACCGCGGAGCATCTGCTGGACGCGCTGTATGATACCGTGGGGGAATCCGATCACCTGCGGCAGGCGGTGCTGGCCTTTGACGGATTTACCGGATTTACGCCGGTACAGATGAAACTCATGGGTCGGCTGATGGAGACGGTTTCAGAGATCTGGCTGACGGTGACCTTCGATCTGCGGGAAAATCTGCTGTCCGAAAATCATGTGGAAGAATTGTTTTACATGAGCCGCCGGATGGTTCAGGGAATGAACCGGTCCGCGCAGGAAACGGGGTTTGAAATTGGGGAGCCGGTATGGCGGAACCGGCCGGAACAGACACGCTTTCAGGAGAATCCCGCCCTGCGCTTTCTGGAGCACAATCTGTTCCGCAAACAGGTGCAGCCCTTTGCCGGTGATGTGTCTGACAGCGTGAGCATCAAGGTCTGCTCCAATCCCAGGGAGGAACTGGAGCAGGCGGCGGCTGCTATCCTGAAAATGCTGCAGGAGGATGAACAGCTGCGCTATAGGGATTTTGCCGTGGTCAGCGCGGATGTGACCCGTTATGAGCTGTACGCGGAACGGGTATTCGGGCGGTATGGAATTCCCTATTTTACCGACAGGAAGCGCAGCGCCGTGTACCATCCGCTGACCGAGCTGGTACGGGCGCTTCTGGAGGTTGTGGAAACAGATTATTCCAGGGACAGCATTTTCCGGCTGCTGCATACCGGCCTTACCGATCTGCCGGAAGAAGACAGGGATCTGCTGGATAATTATGTCACAGCCCGCGGTATCCGCGGGCACAGGAGATGGAATGAGATGTTTCGGGTGGCTATGCGGAGAAACCGCAGAATCCAGACCCTGCCGGAAAAAGAGGAGGAGCGGCGCAAAGCAGAGGAACTCCTGGCCTTAAACGCTTCCCGCAAATACATTGCCGGACTGACAGAGCCGCTGTATCAGGCGTTTCACAGCGGGGAGGCAACGGTGCGGGAAATCTGCACCTGTCTGTACCAGATTCTGACGGAGCTTCGGGTGGAAGAGAAGCTTTCTGCCCGGCAGGAAGAACTGGAGCGTCAGGACCGAAAGGAGGACGCGGCGATTTACGGACAGATCTATCAGACGTTTCTGGATCTGCTGGATAAGTACGTGGATTTGCTGGGGGAGGAAATTCTGCCGGTGACAGAGTACACGGAAATCCTGGAAACCGGTCTGACCGGCGCCAGGATCGGTATGATTCCGCCGGGCAACGACTGTGTTCTTCTGGGGGATATGGAACGGACCCGTCTGGAGGGGGTCAAACATCTGTTTTTCCTTGGGGTCAATGACGGACTGGTTCCGAAAATCGGCGTGGGCGGAGGCATCCTGTCACAGTATGACCGGGAAAAGCTGCGGGAAACATACGGCCTGGTACTGTCTCCCACCGAGCGGGAAGCCGTATTTATTCAGCGGTTTTACCTGTACTGGAGCCTGACAAAACCTTCTCGGGGACTTCATCTGTCCTACGCGCGCACAAACAGCGCCGGTGATGAAATACGTCCTTCTTATCTGATCGATGTGTTCCGGCAGCTGTATCCCCATCTGCAGGAACAGACCGTGACGGATACCTGCATGGGTGATCTGCTCTCTGCCGGTTCCGCGGTGGAGCAGTATATCCGTGGTCTGGAGCTGGCCCGGGAGGGACAGGTGCCGGAAGCATGGAAAGTGCTGCATCAGTGGTATATGAAAGAACCGGGCTGGAAAGACAGGATCCTTCCGCTGTATCAGGCGCGGTATCCGGTCCGGCACCGGAAGAATCTGACACCGCAGACCGCCTGGTCCGTTTACGGCACCGGTATCCGTGGTTCTGTGACCCGTCTGGAAAGTTATGCCCGCTGTCCCTATGCCCATTTTCTGGAATACGGTCTGAAGCTGGGAGAACGGGAAACCGCGGAATTGAAAGCCACGGATTTGGGAAGCCTGAATCATGAAATTCTGTTCCGGTATTCGGAAAAAGTTACCCGGCAGAACAGCTGGTATACGATTCTTCCGGAAGAAAGTGAGGCTCTGCTGCTGGAAAGCATCCGGGAAGCGGAACTGGCCAGAAAAGATACAGCCCTGTATGACAGTGCCAGAAATGAATACCGGCTGACTATGGTGCGGCGTACGCTGCATACTGTAGTGGACACAATCCACGCCCAGGTAAAAGCAGGTATTCTGGAGCCGGTATGGTATGAACGCACCTTTCACATAACCCGGCGGCTGCAGAGCGCGGCGGAACAGCTTCCGGAAAAGGCGCAGCTGCAGCTCTACGGGGTAATTGACCGGATGGATCTGGCCCGACCGGAAGGAAGACCGGGAGAGCAGCTTCTGCGGATTATTGATTATAAGTCCTCGAAGCGGGAGTTTGATCTGCAGGAATTTTACTATGGTCTGCAGCAGCAGCTGATCGTATATCTGGCAGCTGCGGAGGAACTCCTGCGCAGAGAATACCCGGATCAGAAAATTATCCCGGCGGGCGTCTTTTATTCACAGATGGATGATCCGGTCCTGGAGGATACCGGTCAGACAGCGGAGGAGATTCA
This genomic window contains:
- a CDS encoding PD-(D/E)XK nuclease family protein; amino-acid sequence: MALRYIVGSSGSGKSDYLYRELLAQADQNPDRNFYLIVPEQFTMQTQKELVRRAEQHVIMNIDVVSFERLAFRIFEETGRTQKILEDTGIRLILRKLAQEQKENLTVFRANIGRMGYIDQMKSMLSELVQYGVTPEDLREIIDKMQQADGLKDKLQDVLVLYQTFEDYLSGHYITAEHLLDALYDTVGESDHLRQAVLAFDGFTGFTPVQMKLMGRLMETVSEIWLTVTFDLRENLLSENHVEELFYMSRRMVQGMNRSAQETGFEIGEPVWRNRPEQTRFQENPALRFLEHNLFRKQVQPFAGDVSDSVSIKVCSNPREELEQAAAAILKMLQEDEQLRYRDFAVVSADVTRYELYAERVFGRYGIPYFTDRKRSAVYHPLTELVRALLEVVETDYSRDSIFRLLHTGLTDLPEEDRDLLDNYVTARGIRGHRRWNEMFRVAMRRNRRIQTLPEKEEERRKAEELLALNASRKYIAGLTEPLYQAFHSGEATVREICTCLYQILTELRVEEKLSARQEELERQDRKEDAAIYGQIYQTFLDLLDKYVDLLGEEILPVTEYTEILETGLTGARIGMIPPGNDCVLLGDMERTRLEGVKHLFFLGVNDGLVPKIGVGGGILSQYDREKLRETYGLVLSPTEREAVFIQRFYLYWSLTKPSRGLHLSYARTNSAGDEIRPSYLIDVFRQLYPHLQEQTVTDTCMGDLLSAGSAVEQYIRGLELAREGQVPEAWKVLHQWYMKEPGWKDRILPLYQARYPVRHRKNLTPQTAWSVYGTGIRGSVTRLESYARCPYAHFLEYGLKLGERETAELKATDLGSLNHEILFRYSEKVTRQNSWYTILPEESEALLLESIREAELARKDTALYDSARNEYRLTMVRRTLHTVVDTIHAQVKAGILEPVWYERTFHITRRLQSAAEQLPEKAQLQLYGVIDRMDLARPEGRPGEQLLRIIDYKSSKREFDLQEFYYGLQQQLIVYLAAAEELLRREYPDQKIIPAGVFYSQMDDPVLEDTGQTAEEIQEEIREKLKLQGLVNRDVFTSMDREMEEGKQTSRVIPVSINKNGLPSKRSDRVLTSPEDFEALTAYSRRQMNRFGAEILGGHIEVAPYHMDKKTGCDYCIYSSICGFDPRRAEDGYRELEQMQDEEIWTRIREAAEDKTQAWEQSGQKNSAK